The following is a genomic window from Oceanidesulfovibrio indonesiensis.
AAAGCAAAGAGTCATTCTGCATCATGATCCCGCCGCCGAACGTCACCGGCAGTTTGCATATGGGTCATGCGTGCCAGCAGACCATCATGGACACCATGATCCGCTACCAGCGCATGCAGGGCAAAAACACCCTGTGGCAGGCGGGGACGGACCACGCGGGTATCGCGACCCAGATGTTGGTTGAGCGTAAAATTGCCGCTGAAGAAGGTAAAACCCGCCACGACTACGGTCGCGACGCCTTTATCGACAAAATCTGGCAGTGGAAAGCGGAATCCGGCGGCACCATTACCCGTCAGATGCGCCGCCTCGGCAACTCCGTGGACTGGGAGCGCGAGCGCTTCACCATGGATGATGGCCTGTCCAACGCCGTAAAAGAAGTTTTCGTCCGCCTGTACAAAGAAGACCTGATTT
Proteins encoded in this region:
- a CDS encoding class I tRNA ligase family protein, which produces MGHACQQTIMDTMIRYQRMQGKNTLWQAGTDHAGIATQMLVERKIAAEEGKTRHDYGRDAFIDKIWQWKAESGGTITRQMRRLGNSVDWERERFTMDDGLSNAVKEVFVRLYKEDLIYRGKRLVNWDPKLRTAISDLEVENRESKGSMWHIRYPLADGAKTADG